The following are encoded in a window of Pseudomonas graminis genomic DNA:
- a CDS encoding esterase-like activity of phytase family protein: MRGWFAALLLIATPVFAAPLPELKLLSEHPVDDMIGGNLSGLASCNGVLWTVSDRDDTLLYSLDTSATVWKAKAQTLQIPPIPDSGLSATLRGMAKASALIRGGDLDFEGVSCDAAGNRYIVSEAYAAVLKVPVEGAPVWLELPRKVIEEAQSAGMLQHFNAIFEGIAVNQAGDQLWLAAERDKRGLLTARLGKDGWACDASCILRVESGNDILPPELGGKPVSKDFADISLYKGKLFTLERAAYRICRRTLATGQLEACWSFAKEALEPNRLYDQKYGLTEALIVDEKGAWVGTDNNFGVRADGEKRPVVWRFAAPEGGWSRKP; encoded by the coding sequence ATGCGGGGTTGGTTTGCAGCGCTGTTGTTGATCGCCACGCCTGTTTTCGCTGCGCCGTTGCCCGAGCTCAAGCTGCTTTCGGAGCACCCGGTTGACGACATGATCGGCGGCAACCTGTCCGGGCTCGCGTCCTGCAATGGCGTGCTGTGGACCGTTTCGGATCGTGACGACACGCTGCTCTATAGCCTCGACACCTCGGCAACGGTCTGGAAAGCCAAGGCGCAGACGCTGCAAATCCCGCCGATTCCGGACAGCGGGCTGTCGGCGACCCTGCGCGGCATGGCCAAGGCTTCGGCGCTGATTCGCGGCGGCGACCTGGACTTCGAAGGTGTGAGTTGCGACGCGGCGGGCAACCGTTACATCGTCAGCGAAGCCTATGCCGCCGTCCTGAAAGTGCCGGTTGAAGGCGCGCCGGTCTGGCTGGAACTGCCCAGAAAAGTCATCGAGGAAGCGCAGTCGGCCGGGATGCTGCAGCATTTCAACGCCATCTTCGAAGGCATTGCAGTCAACCAGGCAGGCGATCAGCTATGGCTCGCCGCCGAGCGTGACAAGCGTGGTCTGTTGACCGCCAGGCTCGGCAAGGACGGCTGGGCCTGTGACGCCAGTTGCATTCTGCGAGTCGAGTCCGGCAATGATATTTTGCCGCCCGAGTTGGGTGGCAAACCGGTTTCCAAGGACTTTGCCGACATCTCGCTGTACAAGGGCAAGCTGTTCACCCTGGAGCGCGCGGCTTACCGAATCTGCCGCCGCACGCTGGCGACCGGTCAGCTGGAAGCCTGCTGGTCGTTTGCCAAAGAGGCACTTGAGCCGAACCGGCTGTATGACCAGAAATACGGCCTGACCGAAGCGCTGATCGTCGACGAAAAAGGCGCATGGGTCGGCACGGACAACAACTTCGGTGTCCGCGCCGATGGCGAAAAACGTCCCGTCGTCTGGCGCTTTGCCGCGCCCGAGGGTGGCTGGAGCCGCAAGCCTTGA
- a CDS encoding retropepsin-like aspartic protease family protein, with amino-acid sequence MMIIAWAAALFLATRFFGEWEQRQENPNTIVASEHGDGYVEVKLASNRDGHFVMTGQINTRPVQFMLDTGATNVAVPESVAQTLRLERGERVQVSTANGRTDAFRTTLQRLQIGDIVLKNVRALVVPGLDGEQVLLGMSAVKQLEFTQRGGTLLLRQTTK; translated from the coding sequence ATGATGATCATCGCCTGGGCGGCGGCGCTGTTTCTGGCAACGCGGTTTTTTGGCGAGTGGGAGCAGCGTCAGGAAAATCCGAATACCATCGTCGCCTCCGAACACGGAGACGGTTACGTCGAGGTGAAACTGGCGAGCAATCGTGACGGACATTTCGTCATGACCGGGCAGATCAATACCCGCCCCGTGCAGTTCATGCTTGACACCGGTGCAACCAATGTCGCCGTGCCGGAGAGCGTCGCGCAGACGCTGCGCCTTGAGCGGGGCGAGCGCGTTCAGGTGAGCACGGCCAACGGACGCACCGATGCATTCCGGACCACCCTGCAGCGGTTGCAGATTGGCGACATCGTTCTGAAGAACGTGCGCGCCCTGGTGGTGCCCGGTCTGGACGGTGAACAGGTGCTGCTGGGCATGAGCGCCGTGAAACAACTCGAATTCACACAGCGCGGCGGCACATTGCTGCTGCGCCAGACGACAAAATGA
- the parC gene encoding DNA topoisomerase IV subunit A — protein sequence MSDSLDLSLDGVERRSLADFTEQAYLNYSMYVIMDRALPHIGDGLKPVQRRIVYAMSELGLDADAKHKKSARTVGDVLGKFHPHGDSACYEAMVLMAQPFSYRYTLVDGQGNWGAPDDPKSFAAMRYTEARLSRYSEVLLSELGQGTADWVPNFDGTLDEPAVLPARLPNILLNGTTGIAVGMATDVPPHNLREVATACVRLLDEPKATVEQLCEHIQGPDYPTEAEIITPRADLLKMYETGKGSVRMRAVYHIEDGDIIVTALPHQVSGAKVLEQIAAMMQAKPSKAPQIADLRDESDHENPCRIVIIPGARKHFDHDALMQHLFASTELESSYRVNINIIGLDGKPQLKNLRALLVEWLAFRVQTVRRRLQFRLDKVERRLHLLDGLLIAYLNLDEVIHIIRTEEHPKAALIARFALSEIQADYILDTRLRQLARLEEMKLRAEQDELLKEQAKLQALLGSEAKLKKLVRTELIKDAETYGDDRRSPIVERAEAKALTEHDLLPNEKVTVVLSEKGWVRSAKGHEIDATGLSYKAGDGFKALAPGRSNQFAVFIDSTGRSYSVPSHTLPSARGQGEPLTGRLTPPPGATFECVLLPEDDALYVVASDAGYGFVVKGEDLQAKNKAGKALLSLPAGAKVILPRPVPDREHNWLAAVTTEGRLLVFKISDLPQLGKGKGNKIIGIPGERVASREEYVTDLAVVPDGATLVLQAGKRNLSLKPDDLEHYKGERGRRGNKLPRGFQRVDALLVETAG from the coding sequence ATGAGCGACTCCCTTGACCTCAGCCTGGATGGCGTAGAACGCCGATCGCTGGCTGACTTCACCGAACAGGCCTATCTCAACTATTCCATGTACGTGATCATGGACCGGGCATTGCCGCATATCGGTGATGGCCTGAAGCCCGTGCAGCGACGCATTGTCTACGCGATGAGCGAGCTGGGCCTGGACGCCGACGCCAAGCACAAGAAGTCGGCACGTACCGTCGGTGACGTGCTCGGCAAGTTTCACCCCCACGGCGACTCGGCCTGCTACGAAGCCATGGTGCTGATGGCGCAACCCTTCAGCTATCGCTACACACTGGTCGACGGCCAGGGCAACTGGGGTGCGCCGGACGATCCCAAGTCATTCGCGGCCATGCGCTACACCGAGGCGCGACTGTCGCGTTACTCCGAAGTGCTGCTTTCCGAGCTGGGACAGGGCACGGCGGACTGGGTGCCGAACTTCGACGGCACCCTGGACGAGCCTGCTGTTTTGCCGGCGCGCCTGCCGAACATCCTGCTCAACGGCACTACCGGCATCGCTGTCGGCATGGCCACCGACGTACCTCCGCACAACCTGCGGGAGGTCGCTACAGCCTGCGTGCGTTTGCTCGATGAGCCCAAAGCAACGGTCGAACAGCTCTGTGAGCACATTCAGGGCCCGGACTACCCGACCGAAGCGGAAATCATCACGCCCCGCGCCGACCTGCTGAAAATGTACGAAACCGGCAAGGGCTCGGTGCGTATGCGCGCCGTGTACCACATCGAAGACGGCGACATCATCGTCACCGCGCTGCCGCATCAGGTGTCCGGTGCCAAGGTGCTGGAGCAGATCGCGGCGATGATGCAGGCCAAGCCATCCAAAGCTCCGCAGATCGCTGACCTGCGTGACGAATCCGACCACGAAAACCCGTGCCGGATCGTGATCATTCCGGGGGCCCGCAAGCATTTTGACCACGATGCGCTGATGCAGCACCTGTTCGCCAGCACTGAGCTGGAGTCGAGCTACAGGGTCAACATCAACATCATTGGCCTGGACGGCAAGCCGCAGCTGAAAAACCTGCGCGCATTGCTGGTCGAGTGGTTGGCGTTCCGGGTACAGACCGTGCGTCGTCGCCTGCAATTCCGCCTCGACAAGGTTGAGCGTCGCTTGCACCTGTTGGACGGTTTGTTGATCGCTTACCTCAACCTGGATGAAGTGATTCACATCATCCGCACCGAGGAGCACCCGAAAGCCGCGCTGATCGCTCGTTTCGCCCTGAGCGAAATCCAGGCGGACTACATTCTCGACACCCGTTTGCGTCAGTTGGCGCGACTGGAAGAAATGAAGCTGCGTGCCGAGCAGGATGAATTGCTCAAGGAACAAGCCAAGCTGCAAGCCCTGCTGGGCAGCGAGGCCAAGCTGAAGAAACTGGTACGCACAGAGCTGATCAAGGATGCCGAAACCTATGGCGACGACCGCCGTTCGCCTATCGTCGAGCGCGCCGAAGCCAAAGCCCTGACCGAACACGATCTGCTGCCGAACGAGAAAGTGACGGTCGTGCTGTCGGAAAAAGGCTGGGTCCGTTCCGCCAAAGGTCATGAAATCGATGCCACCGGGCTCTCTTATAAAGCCGGAGATGGCTTCAAGGCCCTGGCGCCGGGTCGTTCCAACCAGTTTGCGGTGTTTATCGACTCCACCGGTCGCAGTTATTCGGTGCCGTCGCACACCTTGCCATCGGCCCGTGGCCAAGGCGAACCGCTGACCGGTCGTCTGACGCCGCCGCCCGGTGCGACATTCGAATGCGTGCTGTTGCCCGAGGATGACGCGCTGTACGTGGTTGCGTCCGATGCCGGCTACGGTTTCGTGGTCAAGGGTGAAGACCTGCAGGCCAAGAACAAAGCAGGCAAGGCGCTGTTGAGCCTGCCGGCCGGGGCCAAGGTGATCCTGCCGCGTCCGGTGCCGGATCGTGAACACAACTGGCTCGCCGCCGTGACCACCGAAGGCCGTTTGCTGGTGTTCAAAATCAGCGATCTCCCGCAGCTGGGCAAGGGCAAAGGCAACAAGATCATTGGCATTCCGGGCGAGCGCGTTGCCAGTCGAGAAGAGTACGTGACCGATCTGGCCGTTGTTCCTGACGGCGCCACGCTGGTGCTGCAGGCCGGCAAACGCAACCTGTCGCTCAAACCCGACGATCTGGAGCACTACAAAGGCGAACGCGGACGACGGGGCAACAAACTCCCGCGTGGATTCCAGCGCGTCGATGCACTGTTGGTGGAAACCGCAGGCTAA
- a CDS encoding PqiC family protein produces the protein MNFLRVPCVLLLTGVLGLAGCSVHQPTSLYQLDSGDPGQPKHSGGLAVLLGPVTIADYLQRETLLQRQPDGSLKASTDGRWAGSLSADIDQLLLRQLAWKLDSQRVVMAPAAASFTPDAQVVLSITRLDSGEKQPAVLDAQWRLLDRRGNVRDSKLIHLEEPHAGSSAAQVRAQGILLQRLADKLSVAVKPIANQPWVADVPKKATAPAKTRTDQDKPKIPMASPIRTDLEVFRF, from the coding sequence ATGAATTTTCTACGTGTTCCTTGTGTTCTGTTGTTGACCGGCGTTCTGGGTTTGGCCGGGTGCAGCGTTCATCAGCCCACGTCGCTCTATCAACTGGACAGCGGCGATCCTGGGCAACCGAAACACAGCGGCGGGCTCGCCGTTTTGCTGGGCCCTGTGACAATTGCCGACTATCTGCAACGTGAAACATTATTGCAGCGCCAACCCGATGGCAGCCTCAAGGCATCCACCGATGGTCGCTGGGCCGGCAGCCTGTCTGCTGACATCGATCAACTGCTTCTGCGCCAACTGGCCTGGAAACTCGACAGTCAACGTGTGGTTATGGCCCCCGCAGCGGCCAGCTTCACGCCGGATGCCCAGGTGGTGCTATCTATCACACGGCTGGATTCGGGCGAGAAACAGCCAGCGGTACTGGATGCACAGTGGCGTTTGCTCGACCGGCGCGGAAACGTTCGCGACAGCAAGCTGATCCATCTGGAGGAACCGCACGCAGGCTCTTCAGCTGCACAGGTCAGGGCGCAAGGGATTTTGCTGCAGCGCCTGGCGGACAAGCTGAGCGTGGCCGTCAAGCCAATCGCCAATCAACCCTGGGTGGCGGATGTGCCTAAAAAGGCCACAGCGCCGGCGAAAACCCGCACCGATCAGGACAAGCCCAAGATCCCGATGGCATCACCGATCCGCACCGATCTGGAAGTGTTCCGCTTCTAA
- the serB gene encoding phosphoserine phosphatase SerB, with protein MREIVLINITGEDRPGLTAAITGVLAQGGVNILDIGQAVIHDALSFGLLVNIPDTEAGAAVRQNVQATVDQLGQQVRFTRVSEADYQHWVDGQGKARHIVTLLTRRVTAEQLQTVSAITAKYGLNIDRIDRLSGRMPLDVPTEKSKGCIEFSVRGEPVDPQQMQAEFLHVAQELNVDIAFQQDSLFRRNRRLAVFDMDSTLIEAEVIDELAKAHGVGERVSEITERAMRGELDFRASFKERLALLKGLDVKVLDEIGASLRLTEGAETLFAELKRLGYKTAILSGGFTYFARQLQAKLGIDYIFANELEVVDGKCTGNAIEPIVDAQRKADLLRELAGKEGLSLEQTIAVGDGANDLPMLAIAGLGVAFRAKPLVKQSAKQAISTLGLDGVLYLLGFRDREGRSA; from the coding sequence TTGCGCGAAATCGTCCTGATAAACATCACCGGTGAAGACCGTCCGGGTCTCACTGCGGCCATCACCGGTGTGCTGGCCCAAGGCGGCGTGAACATTCTCGACATCGGTCAGGCGGTGATTCACGACGCGCTGTCATTCGGCCTTTTGGTCAATATCCCCGACACCGAAGCAGGCGCGGCAGTGCGCCAGAACGTGCAAGCGACGGTCGACCAACTGGGTCAGCAAGTGCGCTTTACCCGCGTGTCAGAAGCTGATTATCAGCACTGGGTCGACGGCCAGGGCAAGGCGCGGCATATCGTGACGCTGCTGACCCGCAGGGTCACCGCCGAGCAACTGCAGACGGTCAGCGCGATCACTGCCAAGTATGGTTTGAACATCGACCGCATCGACCGTCTCTCCGGGCGTATGCCGCTGGACGTGCCCACCGAGAAGAGCAAGGGTTGCATCGAGTTTTCCGTGCGCGGCGAGCCGGTCGATCCTCAGCAGATGCAGGCCGAATTCCTCCATGTTGCCCAGGAGCTGAACGTCGATATCGCGTTCCAGCAGGACTCTCTGTTCCGTCGCAACCGTCGTCTGGCGGTGTTCGACATGGATTCAACGCTGATCGAAGCCGAGGTAATCGACGAACTGGCCAAAGCCCACGGCGTCGGCGAGCGCGTGTCGGAGATCACCGAGCGCGCCATGCGCGGCGAACTGGACTTCCGCGCCAGTTTCAAAGAGCGACTGGCGCTGCTCAAAGGCCTGGATGTGAAGGTGCTGGACGAGATCGGCGCTTCGCTGCGTTTGACGGAAGGCGCTGAAACGCTGTTCGCCGAGCTCAAACGACTGGGCTATAAAACCGCGATCCTGTCGGGCGGTTTTACGTACTTCGCTCGCCAGCTGCAGGCCAAACTGGGCATCGACTACATCTTCGCCAACGAGCTGGAAGTGGTGGATGGGAAATGCACGGGCAACGCGATCGAACCGATTGTCGACGCCCAGCGCAAGGCCGATCTGCTGCGCGAACTCGCCGGCAAGGAAGGGTTGAGTCTGGAGCAGACTATCGCAGTGGGCGATGGCGCCAATGACCTGCCGATGCTCGCGATAGCCGGGCTGGGTGTGGCGTTCCGTGCCAAGCCGTTGGTCAAGCAGTCGGCGAAGCAGGCCATCTCGACGCTGGGTCTGGATGGCGTGCTGTATTTGCTGGGATTCCGCGACCGGGAAGGGCGCAGCGCTTAA
- a CDS encoding molecular chaperone: MSYLSLPLLLRAPVPTQSSLSFCDATPKDMKRWIATLPKANLGEMARQLYQGLGELNQLLTPSDNRMQLLELLRPEVFFVCRHLERHFLNQSVVLEERPRKVANLCQALQNHLAIGYKQIIARVAVKLTKDRISLLTTALQRALSCLNGPLIRANQLYCPVQDGLWLEMHQIYQIARQHQLQNVPVADSLAHNTQAMSVEQTYTVALLMGCSRCNQMRQHNIGKLAEALDAWSAMVTLQQPLTSDSLYAVSPGTDTAPRYAALYDDNQRPNLLGIDPRPLSAALERYTETAVEERSKSALKVPPGLSIDVLQHLAAAWGDVSERAFQRTPGQGTLTVCVGMSALHYYVGGQQSFSDLLQMSTLSRVVDYTLQPLKPVKHDPWAQTADAQRHGTSDSMLPFEEIEYKRDDADGSGASDGQKSFPTYALHIVNHSPGGYCLAWPKEVPDQLQAGEMIGIQDHGHGWSIAVVRWVRQVRGGGMQMGVELIAPFAQACGMQLTRAEQSSQFLRALLLPEVRAIDVPATVIAPRLPFEDGSKVLINTSGEQRRASLSNRRATTGSYNQFEYQIIEGPKKAAAPDGGGPEQEFDSLWTVL, from the coding sequence ATGAGTTATTTAAGCCTCCCACTGTTGTTGCGCGCACCTGTGCCGACGCAGTCGAGCCTGTCGTTCTGTGACGCGACGCCAAAAGACATGAAGCGTTGGATCGCCACGCTGCCCAAGGCCAATCTCGGTGAAATGGCACGCCAGCTCTATCAAGGGCTCGGCGAGCTGAACCAGTTGCTCACCCCCAGCGACAACCGCATGCAGCTCCTTGAACTGCTTCGCCCGGAAGTCTTTTTCGTGTGCAGGCACCTGGAGCGTCACTTCCTGAACCAGTCGGTCGTTCTCGAAGAGCGTCCTCGCAAAGTCGCCAACCTGTGTCAGGCCCTGCAGAACCACCTTGCCATTGGCTACAAACAGATCATCGCGCGGGTTGCCGTAAAGCTCACCAAGGACCGCATCAGCTTGCTGACCACCGCCCTTCAGCGCGCACTCAGCTGCCTGAACGGCCCGCTTATCCGCGCCAACCAGCTTTACTGCCCGGTGCAGGACGGCCTTTGGCTGGAGATGCATCAGATCTACCAGATCGCCCGCCAGCATCAATTGCAGAACGTGCCGGTTGCCGACAGCCTCGCCCACAACACCCAGGCGATGAGCGTTGAACAGACGTACACCGTTGCGCTGTTAATGGGCTGTTCGCGCTGCAATCAGATGCGCCAGCACAACATCGGCAAGCTGGCCGAGGCGCTGGATGCGTGGAGCGCGATGGTCACGCTGCAGCAGCCGCTGACCAGCGACAGCCTGTACGCGGTGTCGCCCGGCACGGACACGGCGCCACGCTACGCCGCACTGTACGACGACAATCAGCGCCCGAATTTGCTCGGTATCGACCCCCGCCCTTTGTCGGCTGCACTGGAGCGCTACACCGAAACGGCCGTCGAAGAGCGCTCGAAATCCGCGCTGAAAGTGCCGCCAGGGTTGTCCATCGACGTCCTGCAACACCTCGCGGCCGCTTGGGGCGATGTGTCGGAACGTGCGTTTCAGCGCACGCCAGGGCAAGGGACCCTGACCGTTTGCGTGGGCATGAGCGCTTTGCACTATTACGTCGGTGGTCAGCAGTCCTTCAGCGACCTGCTGCAAATGTCGACCCTGTCCCGAGTCGTCGATTACACCCTGCAGCCCTTGAAGCCGGTTAAGCATGATCCATGGGCGCAGACGGCAGACGCGCAACGCCATGGCACGTCCGACAGCATGTTGCCGTTCGAGGAAATCGAATACAAACGTGACGATGCCGACGGCAGCGGGGCGTCCGACGGGCAAAAGAGTTTCCCGACGTACGCCCTGCATATCGTCAATCACAGCCCTGGCGGCTACTGTCTCGCCTGGCCGAAAGAAGTACCTGACCAACTTCAGGCCGGAGAGATGATCGGCATTCAGGACCATGGCCACGGCTGGAGCATCGCGGTGGTGCGCTGGGTGCGGCAGGTCCGTGGCGGTGGCATGCAGATGGGCGTCGAATTGATCGCGCCCTTCGCCCAGGCCTGCGGCATGCAGCTGACACGCGCCGAGCAGAGCAGCCAGTTTTTGCGCGCGCTGCTGCTGCCGGAAGTTCGCGCCATCGATGTGCCCGCGACGGTGATCGCACCCAGGTTGCCGTTCGAGGATGGCTCCAAGGTGCTGATCAATACCAGCGGCGAACAGCGACGCGCGAGCCTGAGCAATCGCCGTGCGACGACGGGGAGCTACAACCAGTTTGAGTATCAGATTATTGAAGGGCCGAAAAAGGCCGCCGCGCCAGACGGCGGGGGCCCTGAGCAGGAATTCGACTCGCTGTGGACGGTGCTGTAA
- the asd gene encoding archaetidylserine decarboxylase (Phosphatidylserine decarboxylase is synthesized as a single chain precursor. Generation of the pyruvoyl active site from a Ser is coupled to cleavage of a Gly-Ser bond between the larger (beta) and smaller (alpha chains). It is an integral membrane protein.), with the protein MLMKQRLFILFQYLLPHHLLSQLAGCVAECRVRWFKNAFTQWFARRYQVDMSQAQVEDITGYQHFNDFFTRALKPGARPLDPTPGAILCPADGAVSQLGPIEHGRIFQAKGHSYSVLELLGGDARLSAPFMGGEFATVYLSPKDYHRVHMPLAGTLREMVYVPGRLFSVNQTTAENVPELFARNERVVCLFDTERGPMAVVLVGAMIVASIETVWAGLVTPYKRELKTFRYDEAARAPIHLEKGAELGRFKLGSTAIVLFGPNQVKWSELLAAGSPVQMGQGLALPLQA; encoded by the coding sequence ATTTTGATGAAACAGCGTCTATTTATCCTTTTCCAGTATCTGCTTCCCCATCATTTGCTGTCGCAACTGGCGGGCTGCGTGGCCGAATGCCGCGTTCGCTGGTTCAAAAACGCGTTTACCCAATGGTTTGCGCGCCGCTATCAGGTCGACATGTCCCAGGCTCAGGTCGAGGACATCACCGGGTATCAGCACTTCAATGACTTCTTCACCCGTGCCCTCAAGCCGGGCGCTCGCCCCTTGGACCCGACACCGGGGGCGATCCTCTGCCCTGCGGACGGTGCGGTCAGCCAGCTGGGCCCGATCGAACACGGCCGAATTTTCCAGGCCAAAGGCCACAGCTACAGCGTGCTGGAGCTGCTGGGCGGCGATGCGCGTCTTTCCGCGCCGTTCATGGGTGGCGAGTTCGCGACGGTTTACCTGTCGCCAAAGGATTATCACCGCGTTCACATGCCGCTCGCCGGCACCCTGCGCGAAATGGTCTACGTCCCAGGCCGCTTGTTCTCGGTGAACCAGACCACGGCGGAAAACGTGCCGGAGCTGTTCGCCCGTAACGAGCGCGTCGTGTGCCTGTTCGACACCGAGCGCGGTCCGATGGCCGTCGTGCTGGTCGGCGCCATGATCGTTGCCTCGATCGAAACCGTGTGGGCGGGCCTGGTCACGCCGTACAAGCGCGAGCTCAAGACTTTCCGCTACGACGAAGCAGCGCGCGCGCCCATTCATCTGGAAAAAGGCGCCGAGCTGGGTCGCTTCAAACTGGGCTCTACGGCCATCGTGCTGTTCGGGCCCAATCAGGTGAAATGGTCCGAACTGCTGGCCGCCGGTTCGCCCGTTCAGATGGGTCAGGGCCTCGCGCTGCCATTGCAGGCCTGA
- a CDS encoding rhodanese-like domain-containing protein: MSAFSSLPLVIEPADLQARLSAPELILVDLTSPARYEAGHIPGARFVDPKRTQLGLPPAPGLLPSHTQLEALFGELGHNPDAVYVVYDDEGGGWAGRFIWLLDVIGHKKYHYIDGGLLAWQAEGLPLSKEVPKAVGGPVSLTLHDEPTASREYLQSRLGAADLAIWDARAPTEYSGEKVVAAKGGHIPGAVNFEWTAGMDQARNLRIRKDMPQILENLGITPEKEIITHCQTHHRSGFTYLVVKALGYPRVKGYAGSWGEWGNHPDTPVEK; encoded by the coding sequence ATGTCTGCCTTTTCAAGCTTGCCGCTGGTCATCGAGCCCGCAGACCTGCAAGCACGCCTCAGCGCGCCAGAGCTTATCCTGGTCGACCTGACCAGCCCGGCCCGCTATGAGGCCGGCCACATTCCCGGCGCGCGATTCGTCGATCCGAAACGTACGCAACTGGGCCTGCCGCCTGCGCCGGGGCTGCTGCCCTCGCACACCCAGCTCGAAGCGCTGTTCGGCGAACTGGGTCACAATCCCGACGCTGTGTACGTGGTCTACGACGACGAAGGCGGTGGCTGGGCCGGCCGGTTCATCTGGCTGCTGGACGTCATCGGACACAAAAAGTATCACTATATCGACGGCGGCCTGCTCGCCTGGCAAGCCGAGGGCCTGCCACTGTCGAAAGAGGTGCCAAAAGCCGTCGGCGGTCCGGTTTCGCTGACCTTGCACGACGAGCCCACCGCCTCTCGCGAATACCTGCAAAGCCGCCTGGGCGCCGCTGACCTGGCGATCTGGGACGCGCGAGCGCCGACGGAGTACTCAGGCGAAAAAGTCGTCGCTGCGAAGGGAGGCCACATTCCCGGTGCCGTGAACTTCGAATGGACCGCCGGCATGGATCAGGCGCGCAACCTGCGCATCCGCAAGGACATGCCGCAGATCCTCGAGAACCTGGGCATTACCCCGGAGAAAGAAATCATCACTCACTGCCAGACCCATCATCGCTCGGGCTTCACCTATCTGGTGGTCAAGGCGCTGGGTTACCCGAGGGTCAAGGGCTATGCAGGCTCGTGGGGCGAGTGGGGCAACCATCCGGACACCCCGGTCGAAAAATAA